The Anastrepha ludens isolate Willacy chromosome X, idAnaLude1.1, whole genome shotgun sequence genome includes a window with the following:
- the LOC128869984 gene encoding E3 SUMO-protein ligase ZBED1-like has product MPRSKVWQHFTIVENTGEASCNYCGDMLKRMGSTTCLWNHYNFKHKLSYGVDNQPEPSSSRATGDSEEILPPNRKRQSRVSTSTSSSTSITQDRQELITQALTKMLTMDILPTSSVENEGFRSLMSVLEPGNKVPCRKTIRKRIEALYSDELVKAQSVIGKVETHIALTTDGWTSRALDSYVTITAHYFDSDWALHSMNLKTEELNTSHTSENLRSFILDSIEEWAISARVSAIVHDNAKNITNAVRNLDNIDSVACAAHTLQLSIKKGMEMEDCRHLLKKASNLVSAFNHSAKRTTALEKHLQQLEKPVLSLIQSCTTRWNSSFYMVERLLKLRPSLVAVLADREIFDGLTAQKIEIFEDEWLKLSEVSNLLKPLENATTVLCSESKITISLVQPIMNSLGRKNLNVNCNDTSFVTDLKNEISFDLIQRFGLNTTLETRCVDPSHIASFLDPRHKNLLFESSEEFRTKIFTTAKEIHQSCLNMPSTSVADDTPTVIDILLGGDNINETQMSNN; this is encoded by the exons atgcccaGAAGCAAAGTTTGGCAACATTTTACAATCGTGGAAAATACCGGTGAGGCCTCCTGCAATTATTGTGGTGATATGCTGAAACGTATGGGATCCACCACTTGTTTATGGAACCATTATAACTTTAAGCATAAACTCAGTTATGGAGTTGATAATCAACCGGAACCTTCGAGCAGCCGTGCTACAGGTGATTCAGAAGAAATTTTGCCTCCAAACCGGAAGCGGCAGTCACGGGTTAGTACTTCAACCAGCAGTTCCACAAGTATTACCCAAGACCGCCAAGAACTAATTACCCAGGCGTTAACGAAAATGTTAACAATGGATATTCTGCCGACATCCTCTGTTGAAAACGAAGGATTTAGATCGTTAATGAGTGTTTTGGAGCCAGGGAACAAAGTTCCTTGTCGGAAAACCATTCGAAAACGAATTGAGGCTTTGTACTCTGATGAATTAGTCAAAGCTCAAAGTGTCATTGGGAAGGTTGAGACACATATAGCTCTGACCACAGATGGTTGGACTTCAAGGGCATTGGATTCCTATGTCACAATAACAG CGCATTATTTTGATTCCGACTGGGCCCTTCATTCAATGAACCTGAAAACAGAAGAATTGAATACAAGCCACACTTCGGAAAACTTGCGAAGCTTCATTCTGGACTCTATAGAGGAGTGGGCAATTTCCGCAAGAGTTTCAGCTATAGTCCAcgataatgcaaaaaatattacaaacgcCGTTAGGAATTTGGACAACATAGACAGCGTTGCTTGTGCAGCACATACACTGCAATtaagcataaaaaagggcatGGAGATGGAAGACTGcagacatttattaaaaaaggcatCCAATTTAGTAAGTGCCTTCAATCATTCCGCAAAAAGAACAACAGCACTGGAGAAACACCTTCAGCAACTTGAAAAACCCGTACTGTCGCTGATACAAAGTTGCACGACAAGATGGAACTCCAGCTTTTATATGGTCGAGCGGCTATTAAAGTTGAGACCCTCATTGGTGGCAGTGCTCGCAGATCGAGAAATTTTTGATGGTCTTACGGcccaaaaaatagaaattttcgaGGACGAGTGGCTTAAGTTAAGTGAGGTTTCAAATTTGCTGAAGCCATtagaaaatgcaacaactgtttTGTGTTCTGAATCCAAAATTACAATATCTCTCGTTCAGCCCATCATGAATAGTTTAGGGAGGAAAAACCTCAACGTGAACTGCAATGATACCAGTTTCGTAACGGATctcaaaaatgaaatttcatttgACTTAATTCAAAGGTTTGGACTGAATACTACGTTGGAGACACGTTGCGTGGACCCATCTCACATCGCATCATTCTTAGATCCGCGACATAAGAACTTACTTTTTGAAAGTTCCGAGGAGTTTAGAACAAAGATCTTCACAACGGCAAAGGAAATTCATCAGTCTTGTTTGAACATGCCGTCAACTTCGGTCGCAGATGACACTCCAACAGTTATAGATATACTTCTTGGTGGAGATAACATAAATGAAACGCAAA tgTCTAATAACTAA